One stretch of candidate division KSB1 bacterium DNA includes these proteins:
- a CDS encoding AP protein → MPVVAQPGKTRTENVFLVLVDGLRWQEVFTGGDSALMNQEHGGVEDVEALEQAYWRDTAEARRAALMPFLWHVVAKHGQLWGNQNRNSVVKVANSFHFSYPGYSEMIVGYADTAINSNAKRPNHNVSVFEWLHQKPRFKNKVAVFGAWDVVAWIVNRERSGFYVNVGIEPVTHGKISAEQNLLNHLKKDIPAPWGNEPYDAITLYAALEYIKANRPRVFWLTFGETDEFAHAGRYDLYLQAAHRTDRLLQTLWNTLQDLPPYRNKTTLIVAVDHGRGGTNEDWKHHGAKYSGSDNIWIAILGPDTPALGERTNTAPATQSQIAATIAAALGEDYNASQPKAAPPLVEALKVSPR, encoded by the coding sequence ATGCCTGTCGTGGCGCAGCCTGGCAAAACGCGCACGGAAAACGTCTTTCTCGTGCTCGTTGACGGCCTGCGCTGGCAGGAGGTTTTTACCGGCGGTGATTCAGCGCTGATGAACCAGGAACATGGTGGCGTCGAAGATGTTGAGGCGCTCGAGCAAGCCTATTGGCGCGATACCGCCGAGGCGCGGCGCGCGGCGCTGATGCCGTTTCTTTGGCATGTCGTGGCAAAGCACGGCCAGCTTTGGGGAAATCAAAACCGCAACAGCGTTGTCAAAGTCGCCAATTCGTTTCATTTTTCGTATCCCGGCTACAGCGAGATGATCGTCGGTTATGCGGACACGGCGATCAACAGCAACGCCAAGCGGCCCAATCACAACGTCAGCGTTTTTGAGTGGCTGCATCAGAAGCCGCGTTTCAAAAACAAAGTTGCGGTCTTCGGCGCGTGGGATGTTGTGGCGTGGATCGTCAATCGCGAGCGCAGCGGCTTTTACGTCAACGTCGGCATCGAGCCGGTGACGCACGGAAAAATTTCCGCGGAGCAAAACCTGCTCAATCATTTGAAAAAAGATATCCCGGCGCCGTGGGGCAATGAGCCGTATGACGCGATCACGTTGTATGCGGCGCTGGAGTATATCAAAGCCAACCGCCCGCGTGTTTTTTGGCTGACCTTCGGCGAAACCGACGAGTTTGCGCACGCCGGCCGCTACGATCTTTATTTGCAAGCGGCGCATCGCACCGACCGGCTTTTGCAAACCCTGTGGAATACGCTGCAAGATTTGCCGCCGTATCGCAACAAAACCACGCTGATCGTTGCCGTCGATCATGGCCGCGGCGGAACGAATGAGGATTGGAAGCATCACGGCGCGAAATATTCCGGCTCGGACAACATTTGGATCGCCATCCTCGGCCCGGATACACCGGCGCTGGGCGAGCGCACGAACACGGCGCCGGCGACGCAGAGCCAAATTGCCGCCACCATCGCCGCTGCGCTCGGCGAAGATTACAACGCCAGTCAGCCCAAAGCTGCGCCGCCGCTTGTTGAGGCCCTTAAGGTTTCGCCACGTTAA
- a CDS encoding MFS transporter, which yields MTKHKGALSWAMYDWANSAFSTVVQAGFFPIFFKNFWSQGAEATESTLRLGIAVSTGSLIVALMAPILGAFADRGAAKKRSLLVFAVLGIVSTGSLYFVGEGHWQLAAVFYVLGTVGFLGSFVFYDSLIVSVSDESTVDVVSGRGYALGYLGGGLLFLVNVIMVQKPALFGLSGAAQAVQLSFLCTAMWWGVFSIPLFLNVDEPGGGKRLSFRQAAREGFAQLSKTFQEIRKLKVVFTFLAAYWLYIDGVDTIITMAVDYGKSLGVADNDLIVALLLVQFVGFPFAYLLGYLGQKLGAKKIILFAVGVYLVVTVLGANLKLEPYNIFGFQISQFYALAFLIAMVQGCIQALSRSFYSRLIPKDKAAEFYGFYNMLGKFAAIIGPVMMGTIGRLSGNPRWGIQSIAILFLAGGLLLWRVNEAEGKKMAEALSNKA from the coding sequence ATGACCAAACACAAAGGCGCACTGAGCTGGGCGATGTACGATTGGGCCAACTCGGCCTTCTCGACGGTGGTGCAAGCGGGATTTTTTCCGATCTTTTTCAAAAACTTTTGGAGCCAGGGCGCGGAAGCGACAGAAAGCACGCTGCGTCTGGGCATTGCGGTCTCGACCGGGAGCCTGATCGTCGCGCTGATGGCGCCGATCCTCGGCGCCTTTGCCGACCGCGGCGCGGCGAAGAAGCGCTCGCTTTTGGTTTTTGCCGTGCTGGGAATCGTTTCCACCGGCAGCTTGTATTTTGTCGGTGAAGGCCATTGGCAGCTTGCTGCGGTTTTTTACGTTCTCGGCACCGTCGGTTTTCTCGGCTCGTTCGTTTTTTATGACTCGCTGATCGTCAGCGTCAGCGACGAAAGCACCGTCGACGTGGTTTCCGGCCGCGGTTACGCGCTGGGCTATCTCGGCGGCGGTTTGCTGTTTTTGGTTAATGTCATCATGGTGCAGAAACCGGCGCTGTTCGGCTTGTCGGGGGCGGCGCAGGCGGTTCAACTCTCTTTTCTCTGCACGGCGATGTGGTGGGGCGTTTTTTCGATCCCGCTGTTTTTAAATGTCGACGAGCCGGGCGGCGGCAAAAGGCTGTCGTTCCGGCAGGCGGCGCGGGAGGGCTTCGCGCAGCTCAGCAAAACCTTTCAAGAAATCCGCAAGCTGAAAGTCGTGTTCACCTTTCTCGCGGCGTATTGGCTTTATATCGACGGCGTCGACACGATCATCACGATGGCGGTGGATTATGGCAAATCCCTCGGCGTTGCCGATAATGATTTGATCGTGGCTTTGCTTTTGGTGCAGTTCGTCGGCTTTCCGTTTGCGTATCTGCTCGGTTATCTCGGCCAAAAGCTGGGCGCGAAAAAAATCATTCTGTTCGCCGTCGGCGTTTATCTGGTGGTCACCGTTCTCGGCGCGAATTTGAAATTGGAACCTTACAACATTTTCGGATTTCAAATCAGCCAGTTTTACGCGCTGGCGTTTTTGATCGCGATGGTACAGGGCTGCATTCAAGCCCTCAGCCGCTCGTTTTATTCGCGCCTGATTCCCAAAGACAAAGCCGCGGAGTTTTACGGCTTTTACAACATGCTCGGCAAATTCGCGGCGATCATCGGGCCGGTGATGATGGGAACGATTGGCAGATTATCCGGCAATCCGCGTTGGGGCATTCAGTCGATCGCCATTCTCTTCCTTGCCGGCGGCTTGCTGCTGTGGCGCGTCAACGAGGCGGAAGGCAAAAAAATGGCGGAGGCGCTGAGTAACAAAGCTTAA